Sequence from the Bacillota bacterium genome:
ATGATGTCCTGGGTCCTGTCATGGTGGGACCCTCCAGCTCCCACACGGCAGGACCTACACGCCTGGGACTCTTGGCCCGCCAGCTCCTGGGCGAGGAGCCGCGGCACTGCCGTGTAGTGTTCGACCCAGATGGTTCCTTCGCAACCATCTACAGGACCCAGGGGACCGACAGGGGTTTTGTTGCTGGCTTCCTGGGCCTTGACCCAGGAGACCCCCAGGCCAGGCACTCGCTGCAGACAGCCCGGCAAGAGGGAATTGAAGTGGAGTTCCTGGTAAGACCCCTGGAGGGCGCGGAACACCCCAACACGGCCCTGGTTGAACTCTCCGGGAAGAGCCGCTCGGTGTCAGTGGTGGGCCTCTCTGTGGGAGGAGGAATGGTGCGGCTGGCCAGGGTTGACGGCTATCCTGTGGATATCGACGGGAGCCTCCACCACATCCTGGTCAAGACGGGTGAAAACGTCCAGTGCCCCCAGGGAGCCAGGCGTTTTCCGGTCCCGGGCAAGGGCGCCATCCTGCAGCATGACTACACCTCACCACCGGCAGGGGACATCGCCCACCTGCAGAAGCTCGGAGAGGTCCTGGGCCCTGTGGCGCCCGTCCTCCCGGTCCCAGGCCCCGGGGTGCCGCCCCTCTTCACAACGCAGGAGGAGGCATCCCTCCTGGACCAGGGCCAGGGTCTCGGTGGCTTGTCCGTGGAGTTCGAGGCAAGGCGGTCCGGGTGGACCCCCGGGAGAGTGCTGGATCACGCCTGGGCGATCCTGC
This genomic interval carries:
- a CDS encoding L-serine ammonia-lyase, iron-sulfur-dependent, subunit alpha, encoding MPFHSIFNDVLGPVMVGPSSSHTAGPTRLGLLARQLLGEEPRHCRVVFDPDGSFATIYRTQGTDRGFVAGFLGLDPGDPQARHSLQTARQEGIEVEFLVRPLEGAEHPNTALVELSGKSRSVSVVGLSVGGGMVRLARVDGYPVDIDGSLHHILVKTGENVQCPQGARRFPVPGKGAILQHDYTSPPAGDIAHLQKLGEVLGPVAPVLPVPGPGVPPLFTTQEEASLLDQGQGLGGLSVEFEARRSGWTPGRVLDHAWAILQVMRDAASFGMRAEGSLVLTTHASPSILEAKRAKRLLGGPGVEDAIVIALAVSEASNSGGVVCAAPTAGSCGTVPGALLAAAEVLDVTSDELARALMAAGGAGVIIAMEATFAAEVAGCQAETGAASAMAAAGLVDLMGGTARQALGAASVALQNVLGLVCDPVAGLVEVPCFGRNAMGAANAFVAANMVLGGYDPLIPLEETARAMLDVGTALHADLRCTARGGLSVVPSAKRLAERLKP